In Planctomycetaceae bacterium, a genomic segment contains:
- a CDS encoding zf-TFIIB domain-containing protein, whose amino-acid sequence MKTIPPEAQSGTRAINCPQCGGLVQPVAGHEYFTCRFCTSLVFSTDHPLAKDRITPTGQMLESRCPCCSVPLATGALDDQPAAFCEECCGVLMSRPQFATALRQRRARRTNLDSELAPPIDTRQYERRIHCPNCRRKMDVHPYYGPGNVVIDSCCDCNLVWLDHGEMSRIERAAGGTESGWRQPDAALCNPQNVSSLGSHPVESTHPLQQIADWLFG is encoded by the coding sequence ATGAAAACAATTCCCCCGGAGGCGCAGAGTGGTACCCGAGCAATCAATTGCCCCCAGTGCGGTGGTCTTGTGCAACCTGTTGCTGGTCACGAATATTTTACATGCCGATTCTGCACCTCCCTTGTATTTTCCACGGACCATCCTCTGGCAAAAGACCGCATCACCCCGACAGGTCAGATGCTGGAATCGCGTTGTCCGTGCTGCAGCGTTCCACTTGCGACCGGTGCGCTGGATGACCAGCCAGCAGCCTTCTGCGAAGAATGCTGCGGTGTCCTGATGAGTCGACCGCAATTCGCCACGGCACTGCGGCAGCGCCGAGCGCGGCGGACAAATCTGGATTCCGAACTTGCCCCGCCAATCGATACACGTCAATACGAACGCCGGATTCACTGTCCCAACTGCCGCAGGAAAATGGATGTCCATCCGTATTACGGCCCGGGCAATGTGGTGATCGACTCCTGCTGCGACTGTAACCTCGTGTGGCTTGATCACGGAGAAATGTCCAGAATCGAACGCGCGGCTGGTGGCACCGAATCTGGCTGGAGACAACCGGATGCCGCTCTATGCAACCCGCAAAACGTTTCGTCGCTCGGCTCTCACCCCGTTGAATCCACCCACCCTCTACAGCAAATTGCGGACTGGCTGTTCGGTTGA
- a CDS encoding DNA polymerase ligase N-terminal domain-containing protein encodes MNARFVILIHDHPTLHWDFLLENSNTDLAATWRLLQEPKCNVWISAQRIHDHRRMYLNYEGPVTMGRGTVKKLASGLFSLPCECLIFEPDGSTMLTEHAVDLTEFRFHHIADEDSQAATKWQVATFRRNEHGEEFWRFM; translated from the coding sequence ATGAACGCCAGGTTTGTCATTCTGATCCACGATCACCCAACACTGCACTGGGACTTCCTTCTCGAGAATTCCAACACCGACCTGGCTGCCACCTGGCGTCTTCTTCAAGAGCCAAAGTGCAACGTCTGGATTAGCGCTCAACGAATTCACGACCACCGCCGAATGTACCTGAATTACGAAGGCCCCGTAACCATGGGAAGAGGTACAGTGAAGAAACTGGCCAGTGGTTTATTCTCCCTGCCTTGTGAGTGCCTGATCTTCGAGCCAGATGGATCCACAATGCTAACGGAACATGCTGTTGATCTTACAGAGTTCCGATTTCATCACATCGCCGATGAAGACTCGCAAGCCGCGACCAAATGGCAAGTTGCGACGTTCCGCCGGAACGAACATGGCGAGGAATTCTGGCGTTTCATGTAG
- a CDS encoding DUF1592 domain-containing protein, with amino-acid sequence MFVFVSLCAIVFGNASETVDANDGISWDEILQKDSRTFLTDNCLECHQGAQPDGGLDLSDLVNGHAEGDRLGNLVRIIDRVRSGEMPPAEADQPDDTLRSDFVTNTTSRLVRFQKQLFASEGRVRGRRLTNLQLERTLHDLLGIDIPLVTLMSEEPRTDGFATVASGQSMSHFQLDQHLKVVDAALAESFRRSATVSDEWTRDFSAEQVARQNPQRRCREPEMIGDLAVVWSSRLIFYGRLPATTAPQDGWYRFHLTISARRKPKNHGVWCTVRSGPCVSSAPLLNWVTAFEASDEPRTLTFDAWLPAGHMLEVRPGDSTLKMARFSGGQVGAGEGDPQDVAGVNLHSLTMARVHHGATDAEIRKRLFGDLHVQATPDKPERNRRQIGSDRQLIQVQTNNRESDLRDLMRSFIGDAFRRPVSDEDAGPFIESALNVLRGGQPFAEAVRMGYRSVLCSPRFLYLNERPGLLDDYSLASRLSYFLWNGPPDRELLLLADRGELQDPGVLDGQIDRMLSHPRGAHFVTDFASEWLDLRLIDFTEPDPRLYPAFDVIVQQAMLNETHAYLQEMFDRNESIQLLIDSDHTYLDSRLARFYGIENVYGDGLQRIDLKPEHHRGGILTQGAVLKVTANGTTTSPVTRGVWIGERLLGEEIPPPPQGVPAIEPDIRGATSIRELLAKHRNNDSCASCHVKIDPPGFALENYDPSGRYRETYATGGRANSNRAVRIDASYDMADGQHFHDTDEFRTIVQSRPESLARNFAAKLLTKGTGATVQFADRQDLDSIVESTRIDNFGVKSILKAVVRSAVFRSK; translated from the coding sequence GTGTTCGTTTTCGTCTCGCTTTGCGCGATCGTTTTCGGCAATGCGTCAGAGACAGTTGACGCAAACGATGGAATTTCATGGGATGAGATCCTCCAGAAGGACTCACGCACGTTTCTTACCGACAACTGCCTCGAGTGCCATCAGGGAGCACAGCCGGATGGAGGTCTGGATCTTTCGGATTTAGTCAATGGCCATGCAGAAGGCGACCGGCTCGGGAACCTTGTGAGGATTATCGATCGCGTGAGATCGGGTGAGATGCCTCCTGCCGAAGCAGATCAACCGGACGATACACTGCGATCTGATTTTGTAACGAATACAACGAGCAGGCTTGTTCGATTCCAAAAACAATTGTTTGCCAGTGAGGGGCGAGTCCGTGGACGGAGACTCACGAATCTCCAGTTGGAACGAACACTGCATGATTTGCTCGGAATAGACATTCCCCTGGTAACATTGATGTCTGAGGAACCACGGACCGACGGTTTCGCAACTGTCGCAAGCGGCCAATCGATGTCGCATTTTCAACTGGATCAGCATCTAAAGGTTGTGGACGCAGCACTGGCAGAATCATTTCGTCGATCGGCGACTGTGTCGGATGAATGGACGCGGGACTTTTCTGCGGAACAGGTTGCCCGACAGAATCCCCAACGAAGATGTCGCGAACCTGAAATGATTGGCGATCTGGCAGTCGTCTGGTCGTCCCGGTTGATTTTCTACGGGCGATTGCCAGCGACCACGGCGCCGCAGGATGGCTGGTATCGGTTTCATTTGACGATTTCGGCTCGCAGGAAGCCGAAAAACCACGGCGTGTGGTGTACCGTTCGCAGCGGGCCTTGTGTGTCCAGCGCTCCCTTGCTGAATTGGGTCACTGCATTTGAAGCGTCAGATGAACCTCGCACACTTACGTTCGACGCATGGCTGCCTGCGGGACACATGCTTGAAGTTCGGCCGGGTGATTCGACACTGAAAATGGCAAGGTTCAGTGGTGGGCAGGTCGGTGCCGGAGAAGGGGATCCTCAGGATGTAGCCGGCGTGAACCTCCATTCATTGACGATGGCGAGGGTACACCATGGAGCGACGGATGCTGAAATCAGGAAACGACTGTTTGGCGATCTTCATGTGCAGGCAACTCCTGATAAGCCAGAACGAAATCGACGACAGATTGGTTCTGACAGGCAGCTGATTCAGGTTCAGACGAACAACCGTGAGTCTGATCTGAGGGATTTGATGCGGTCATTCATTGGGGATGCGTTCCGCAGACCTGTGAGTGATGAAGATGCCGGACCGTTCATCGAAAGTGCACTGAACGTCCTGCGTGGTGGTCAGCCGTTCGCAGAAGCTGTCCGCATGGGTTATCGAAGCGTGCTGTGTTCACCCAGGTTTCTCTACCTCAATGAGCGGCCGGGACTGTTGGACGATTATTCTTTGGCGAGTCGCCTGAGCTATTTTCTCTGGAACGGCCCCCCGGATCGGGAGTTGTTGCTACTTGCTGACCGCGGAGAACTACAGGATCCTGGAGTCCTTGATGGTCAGATTGATCGAATGCTGTCTCATCCGCGAGGGGCCCATTTCGTAACAGATTTTGCATCTGAATGGCTGGATCTGAGGTTGATCGACTTCACCGAGCCGGATCCTCGTCTGTATCCAGCGTTTGATGTGATCGTGCAACAGGCAATGCTGAATGAGACACATGCCTATCTTCAGGAAATGTTTGATCGAAATGAAAGCATTCAATTGCTGATTGATTCAGACCATACCTACCTGGATAGTCGCCTGGCTCGTTTCTATGGCATCGAGAATGTCTACGGTGATGGACTGCAGCGAATCGATCTGAAACCTGAGCACCATCGAGGTGGAATTCTAACGCAGGGTGCGGTCCTGAAGGTAACCGCAAATGGTACAACGACTTCACCCGTCACACGCGGCGTTTGGATTGGCGAACGATTGCTTGGCGAAGAGATCCCGCCACCGCCTCAGGGTGTGCCAGCCATCGAACCTGATATTCGTGGCGCTACCAGTATTCGTGAGTTACTTGCCAAACATCGAAACAACGATTCCTGTGCATCTTGCCATGTGAAAATAGATCCACCTGGGTTTGCACTGGAAAACTATGACCCTTCTGGTCGGTATCGTGAAACCTACGCGACAGGAGGGCGAGCAAATTCGAATCGTGCTGTTCGGATTGATGCGTCTTACGATATGGCTGACGGTCAACATTTCCATGATACCGATGAATTTCGGACGATAGTACAAAGTCGCCCTGAGTCTCTGGCGAGAAACTTCGCAGCCAAACTATTGACCAAGGGTACCGGAGCCACCGTCCAGTTTGCCGACAGACAGGATCTGGATTCCATCGTTGAGTCCACCAGAATCGATAACTTTGGCGTGAAATCGATCCTGAAAGCGGTGGTCCGGAGCGCCGTGTTCCGTTCGAAGTAG